One Etheostoma spectabile isolate EspeVRDwgs_2016 chromosome 12, UIUC_Espe_1.0, whole genome shotgun sequence genomic window carries:
- the LOC116699212 gene encoding probable G-protein coupled receptor 148: MPSLLLSNLTQDWVESVRRWHLDLFFIPTVVFTLATLLANPVLLTCIFLTRALRQETRYLLVANTLTADMLFLVLNLATMTCNAVRAQVPWVICELVIALTVTAYCCAILTITLMVVDTYAAVRWPLHYHDILPPSRVHRILVGLWVLAAIYPFTLVIIMVMDRGNSHENVAMCIILLSLGFIQVNNMMGIYIYFFVAALICAVLIFFCYIRLYMVTRTQGIWQSRFSRARITLLAHGVLLLLYFAPGFVFALELFLFQKNDISQDVRVWISTVNMGVFTLLPRAIAPYLYGLRYREISDTLMQFLHQHRGLSQVTVS, from the coding sequence ATGCCATCACTGCTCCTGTCGAACCTCACACAGGATTGGGTGGAGAGTGTGCGGAGGTGGCACCTAGATCTTTTTTTCATCCCCACCGTAGTCTTTACTCTAGCAACCTTGCTCGCCAACCCTGTTCTCCTAACATGCATTTTCCTGACCCGTGCCTTGCGTCAGGAGACACGTTACCTGCTAGTGGCCAACACCCTGACAGCAGACATGCTCTTCCTGGTCCTCAACCTGGCCACAATGACCTGTAACGCCGTGAGAGCTCAAGTACCCTGGGTCATTTGTGAGCTGGTCATAGCCCTCACTGTCACCGCCTACTGCTGTGCCATCCTCACCATCACCCTCATGGTGGTTGACACCTACGCTGCAGTTCGCTGGCCTCTCCATTACCACGACATTCTTCCACCTAGCCGCGTCCACCGCATACTGGTGGGGTTGTGGGTGCTCGCAGCCATTTACCCTTTCACCCTCGTGATCATAATGGTGATGGATCGAGGAAATTCCCATGAAAACGTGGCTATGTGTATAATCCTCCTCTCCCTGGGCTTCATTCAGGTTAATAACATGATGGGGATCTACATCTACTTCTTTGTAGCTGCACTCATCTGTGCTGTACTCATTTTTTTCTGCTACATTCGGCTTTACATGGTAACAAGGACCCAGGGCATCTGGCAGAGCCGCTTCTCCAGGGCCCGGATCACGCTGCTAGCTCACGGCGTTCTTCTCCTGCTCTACTTTGCCCCCGGTTTTGTTTTCGCCTTGGAGCTCTTCCTGTTTCAGAAGAACGACATAAGTCAGGATGTTCGTGTGTGGATCAGCACAGTCAATATGGGTGTTTTCACGTTGCTGCCCAGGGCGATTGCTCCGTACCTGTATGGACTGAGGTACAGGGAGATCTCTGATACTCTAATGCAGTTTCTGCACCAGCACAGGGGACTCAGCCAGGTTACTGTTTCATGA
- the klhl24a gene encoding kelch-like protein 24a — protein sequence MVLILGRRMNREDSGIRDSPAVKRKVFEVDSKTFASQDVLDFCSGSTHSEGILQVFNEFRDCRLFTDVVISVQGREFPCHRAVLSACSSYFRAMFCNDHRESREMLVEINGILAEAMDSFLTYVYTGRAKITTENVQFLFETSSLFQIYTLRDACAKFLEDQLDPCNCLGIQRFADAHALKQLASRCRSYAIANFSDVAQHEEFLDLHKEELEEYAGSDELAIGKEEEVFEAVMRWVYHNVEHRKPMLKALLHHVRLPLLHPNYFVQTVEGDQIIQNAPECYQLLHEARRYHVLGNEMMSPRTRPRRSTGYSEVIVVVGGCERVGGFNLPYTECYEPVTGEWKSLAKLPEFTKSEYAVCALRNDILVSGGRINSRDVWMYNSQLNLWIRVASLNKGRWRHKMGVLLGKVYAVGGYDGQSRLSSVECYDSFSNRWTEVAPMKEAVSSPAVASCAGKLFVIGGGPDDDTCSDKVQCYDPETDSWLLRANIPIAKRCITAVSLNNLIYVCGGLTKSIFCYDPAEDYWIHVVHTFNKQESCGMSVCNGKIFILGGRGETGEASDNILCYDPASGIITGVAAMPRPISYHGCVTIHRYNDKYHKI from the exons ATGGTGTTGATTCTGGGCAGAAGGATGAACAGGGAGGACTCTGGGATCAGAGACTCACCAGCTGTCAAACGAAAG GTGTTTGAGGTAGACTCCAAAACCTTTGCCAGCCAGGATGTCTTGGACTTCTGTTCTGGCTCAACCCACTCTGAGGGCATTCTGCAGGTATTCAATGAGTTTCGTGACTGCCGCCTGTTCACTGACGTTGTCATCAGTGTGCAGGGCCGTGAGTTCCCCTGCCATCGCGCTGTGCTCTCTGCCTGCTCCTCCTACTTCAGAGCCATGTTCTGCAACGATCACCGTGAGAGCCGCGAGATGCTGGTCGAGATCAACGGCATCCTGGCTGAGGCGATGGACTCCTTCCTCACCTATGTTTACACCGGCCGTGCCAAAATCACCACAGAGAATGTCCAGTTCCTCTTTGAGACCTCCAGCCTCTTCCAGATCTACACACTGCGTGATGCCTGTGCCAAGTTCCTGGAAGACCAGCTGGACCCTTGCAACTGCCTGGGCATCCAGCGCTTTGCAGATGCCCATGCCCTGAAGCAGCTAGCCAGCCGATGCCGCAGTTATGCCATTGCCAACTTCTCAGACGTGGCTCAGCACGAGGAGTTCCTCGACCTCCACAAAGAAGAGCTGGAAGAGTACGCTGGCAGTGATGAACTGGCCATCggtaaggaggaggaggtgtttGAGGCGGTGATGAGATGGGTGTACCACAATGTGGAGCACAGGAAGCCCATGCTTAAGGCCTTGCTTCACCATGTGCGACTGCCCCTTCTGCACCCCAACTACTTTGTCCAGACAGTGGAGGGAGACCAGATTATCCAGAATGCTCCGGAGTGCTACCAGCTTCTTCACGAGGCCAGACGCTACCACGTGCTCGGAAATGAAATGATGTCACCCAGAACTCGTCCACGCAG GTCGACTGGATATTCTGAGGTGATTGTAGTGGTTGGGGGTTGTGAGAGAGTGGGGGGCTTCAACCTGCCCTACACTGAATGCTATGAGCCAGTCACAGGAGAGTGGAAATCCCTGGCCAAACTACCTGAGTTCACCAAGTCAGAGTATGCTGTCTGCGCCCTCCGCAATGACATTCTGGTGTCAG GTGGTCGTATCAACAGCAGGGACGTGTGGATGTATAACTCCCAGCTCAACCTGTGGATCAGAGTGGCTTCTCTTAACAAAGGCCGCTGGAGACACAAGATGGGCGTCCTACTGGGCAAG GTCTATGCTGTAGGGGGCTATGATGGCCAGAGCCGCTTGAGCAGTGTGGAGTGTTATGACTCCTTCTCCAACCGCTGGACGGAGGTGGCTCCCATGAAAGAGGCGGTCAGCTCTCCAGCCGTGGCCAGCTGTGCCGGCAAGCTCTTTGTCATAGGAGGAGGGCCTGACGATGACACTTGTTCAGACAAG GTTCAGTGCTACGATCCAGAGACAGACTCTTGGTTACTGCGGGCCAATATCCCGATCGCTAAGCGCTGTATCACAGCAGTGTCCCTCAACAACCTGATCTATGTGTGTGGGGGTCTCACCAAGTCCATATTCTGTTATGACCCCGCAGAGGACTACTGGATCCATGTGGTTCACACCTTTAACAAACAG GAGAGCTGCGGCATGTCAGTGTGCAATGGCAAGATCTTCATCCTTGGTGGCAGGGGGGAAACTGGCGAAGCATCAGACAACATCCTGTGTTACGACCCAGCATCAGGGATTATCACAGGAGTGGCAGCCATGCCGAGGCCGATCTCCTACCATGGCTGTGTAACCATCCATCGCTACAATGACAAGTACCACAAGATCTGA